In Brevibacterium zhoupengii, the following are encoded in one genomic region:
- a CDS encoding GcvT family protein, producing the protein MASVPTQASVVVVGAGIVGNSLVHHLAELGWRDIVQVDKGPLPNPGGSTGHASNFIFPVDHSREITDLTLDSVRQYQELGVFTQTGGFEVARTQERMQELRRRMASAQAWGIESHLVAPEEVVEKVPFLDPSVIVGAFWTPTVGVVDSVGAGTMMRESAQAKGALTVSPNTEVTGIDVENGAIARVHTTKGVIETDKILIACGVWSPRIAAMAGAAIPLTPAVHQMISVGPVPQLAEQSGEITFPIVRDMDTFCYERQHGADMEIGSYAHRAILHDPEEIPSIEAAKLSPTEMPFTDDDFDPQLEQALELMPDVLSNPDVEIRYAINGLLSLTPDGAPILGESPEVKGLWSAAAVWVKEGPGVGRAVAEWMTNGLPEVDVQGADIARFHPHQRTREHVKARTSEAFIKTYGIVHPGEQWTSDRNVRLSPMHEREKELGAVFFEVAGWERPQWYESNAPLLEEFGERVMDRTAEWDSRWWSPITNAEHLAMRERAGLVDLSSFVIFDVFGPAALDTVQSIVLAQMDVSIGRVVYTPVLDEAGGFRSDLTIMRLAHDRFRVVTGAAHGMVDVKWFADRLPETGAQIADLTSSWTTIGLWGPRARDILSQVTKADVSHEAFKFGTARSIEIGSLTVLASRISYVGDLGWELYVPMESGLKLWDVLTEAGREHGLVPVGLGVYGTTGRIEKGYRAFGAELDSERSVIEVGMARPKVKAQNFVGRDAHLRHREEDPKTVLCSLTVDDHTSSSGEKRYMLGGEPILSKEGQPLVDGHGRHSWVTSAGSAPSLGKHVLMAFLPPAEAVLGNQLTVVYMEEAYPITVASIDATPLFDPDNESIRR; encoded by the coding sequence ATGGCTTCCGTTCCCACTCAGGCCAGTGTCGTTGTCGTCGGCGCGGGCATCGTCGGCAACAGCCTCGTCCACCATCTGGCCGAACTCGGCTGGAGAGACATCGTCCAGGTCGACAAGGGCCCACTGCCCAATCCGGGCGGGTCGACCGGGCACGCCTCGAACTTCATCTTCCCGGTCGATCACTCCCGCGAAATCACCGACCTCACCCTCGACAGCGTGCGACAGTACCAAGAACTCGGCGTCTTCACGCAGACCGGCGGCTTCGAAGTCGCCCGCACCCAGGAGCGCATGCAGGAGCTGAGACGCAGGATGGCCTCGGCGCAGGCCTGGGGCATCGAATCCCACCTGGTCGCCCCCGAAGAGGTCGTCGAGAAGGTGCCCTTCCTCGACCCATCCGTCATCGTCGGCGCCTTCTGGACACCGACGGTCGGCGTCGTCGACTCCGTGGGTGCGGGCACCATGATGCGCGAATCCGCGCAGGCCAAGGGAGCACTGACGGTGTCACCGAACACCGAGGTGACCGGCATCGACGTCGAGAACGGGGCGATCGCACGAGTGCACACCACGAAGGGTGTGATTGAGACCGATAAGATCCTCATCGCCTGCGGAGTCTGGAGTCCGCGCATCGCGGCCATGGCCGGTGCCGCAATCCCGCTGACACCGGCGGTGCACCAGATGATCAGCGTCGGCCCGGTCCCGCAGCTGGCCGAGCAGTCGGGTGAGATCACGTTCCCGATCGTGCGCGACATGGACACCTTCTGCTACGAACGACAGCACGGGGCGGACATGGAGATCGGCTCCTACGCTCACCGCGCGATCCTCCACGACCCCGAGGAGATCCCTTCGATCGAAGCCGCGAAGCTCTCCCCTACGGAGATGCCCTTCACCGATGATGACTTCGACCCGCAACTCGAACAGGCCCTCGAACTCATGCCCGATGTCCTCTCCAACCCAGACGTCGAGATCCGCTACGCCATCAACGGCCTCCTCTCACTGACCCCGGACGGCGCCCCCATCCTCGGCGAATCACCCGAGGTCAAGGGCCTGTGGTCGGCGGCAGCGGTGTGGGTCAAGGAAGGCCCGGGCGTGGGCCGGGCCGTGGCCGAATGGATGACGAACGGCCTGCCCGAGGTCGACGTCCAAGGTGCCGACATCGCCCGCTTCCACCCCCACCAGCGCACCCGCGAGCATGTGAAGGCTCGAACCTCAGAGGCCTTCATCAAGACCTACGGCATCGTCCACCCGGGCGAGCAGTGGACCTCCGATCGCAACGTCCGCCTCTCCCCCATGCACGAGCGCGAGAAGGAACTCGGCGCCGTCTTCTTCGAGGTCGCCGGCTGGGAGCGCCCGCAATGGTACGAATCCAATGCACCCCTGCTCGAGGAATTCGGCGAGCGCGTGATGGATCGCACCGCCGAATGGGACTCACGCTGGTGGTCACCGATCACCAACGCGGAGCATCTGGCGATGCGTGAGCGTGCCGGTCTCGTCGACCTCTCGAGCTTCGTCATCTTCGACGTGTTCGGCCCCGCCGCCCTCGACACAGTCCAATCAATCGTGCTGGCGCAGATGGATGTGAGCATCGGCCGCGTCGTCTACACCCCGGTCCTCGACGAGGCCGGCGGATTCCGCTCGGACCTGACCATTATGCGACTGGCCCACGACCGATTCCGCGTCGTCACGGGTGCCGCCCACGGCATGGTCGACGTCAAATGGTTCGCCGACCGGCTCCCGGAGACCGGGGCGCAGATCGCCGATCTCACTTCTTCGTGGACGACGATCGGATTGTGGGGGCCACGAGCACGGGACATCCTCTCCCAGGTCACGAAGGCAGACGTGTCCCACGAAGCCTTCAAGTTCGGTACTGCCCGTTCCATCGAGATCGGTTCGCTGACGGTGCTGGCTTCCAGAATCTCCTACGTCGGCGATCTGGGCTGGGAGCTCTACGTCCCCATGGAATCCGGGCTCAAACTCTGGGATGTCCTCACCGAGGCGGGCCGTGAGCATGGGCTCGTGCCCGTCGGGCTCGGCGTCTACGGAACCACCGGCCGCATCGAGAAGGGCTACCGCGCCTTCGGTGCCGAACTCGACTCCGAACGCAGCGTCATCGAGGTCGGTATGGCCCGACCGAAGGTGAAGGCGCAGAACTTCGTCGGCCGCGACGCCCACCTGCGCCACCGCGAGGAGGACCCGAAGACGGTCCTCTGCTCACTCACGGTCGATGACCACACGAGCAGCAGCGGGGAGAAGCGCTACATGCTCGGTGGGGAACCCATCCTGTCCAAGGAGGGGCAACCGCTCGTCGATGGACATGGACGGCACTCATGGGTCACCTCGGCGGGGTCGGCCCCGAGCCTGGGCAAGCATGTCCTCATGGCCTTCCTTCCTCCCGCCGAGGCGGTCCTGGGCAACCAGCTCACCGTCGTCTACATGGAGGAGGCCTACCCCATCACGGTGGCCTCGATCGACGCCACTCCCCTCTTCGATC